GAGTGTCAGCGCGTATTTTCACGGGCGGCTCTCGGTCATCGCGGGCTATAAATATGATCGCTATGAAAAAACGGATTGGGCGACCGATACCCGCGAAACGACGGCAAGCCCAAATGCCGGGGCCTCCGCAACTCTTTCCCGAAATTCCCCCCCGGTCATACACAAGCACTCGCCCTCCATCGGCGGTGTATATTGGCTCGGCTGGGGCCTCGGGCTGGCGGTCAATTATGCGAAAAACTTCAACCCGGCGCTCGGCGGAAATCCCGACATCCGGGGCTATTCCATGGCTCCCTCGACGGGAGAGGGCCTTGATGTCGGACTACGCTTTGACTTCAAAAAACAAAATCTGACCGGCTCCCTGAATTATTATGACAATGAAAACGATGGCGGCGCGAGCACTCCCGAGGAAAACTATAACGCCACAATGGGCAACGCCATCAATGCCATCTGGGTGCAGATGGGGCGCGACGAATCGGTCAGCACCAGCTTCCGGGAACGGGGGGCTACAAAAGGAAAGGGCTGGGAGCTTGAGATCGTTTATAATCCCACGAAAAACTGGCGCATGAGACTCGCGGGCAACCTGCCGCACAACGAGTCCATCAAGAAATGGGTTGTCGTGAAAGGCTATGTCGCGGAGCACAGGCCCGAGTGGGAGGCGTTCATCAACGACGAGACCCAGGACGCGCAGGCGCGCCACACGGCCGCCCTGAACCTGCAAAGTCTGGACAACCTGTTCGCCACCATCGGCGCCCCGGGCTCCCGCGCGACCAGCACCACTATCCAATGGAAGGCTAATTTTTTCACCTCCTATCGGTTCCCCTCGGGCCCCTTGAGAGGGTTCTCCATCAGCGGCGGCGCGAATTACACGGGAAAGCGCCTCATTGGGAGACGGTTGGAAGACCTGTCCAATATCTGGAACGAGGACATTCTTCTGTTTAACACCATGTTGAAATACGAGTTCAAACTCCTCAAGAAATCCGTCTCCGTCCAGTTGAACATCGACAACCTCCTGAATAACGATCAGCTCGATTTCCGCACCGCCGAGCTCTACAGCGGAACATGGTATTACGACCGTTATAACTACCTCACCCCGCGCAGGTTCACCCTTACAACCACGATAAGGTTCTAGTCAGGGCGATGCCCGGGCCTGTAAAAGCCAGCGCCTGCCGCTGGCTTTTTATTTGGTCGGTCCAGAGTCCTTGCAAACAAGGCAAATCGAAAATCCGAAGAAATGATTCCACCATATAGGCACATGACAGTGTTGCTCGTGGCAATCCTGCTTGCCCCGCCGACCGGGGCACGGGAGGAAATCCGGCTGGAATCACTCCCGGAGGAATGCGGGCCGGTCGAGATCGGCAACAGACTGGTTTATCGCTTCCTGCGGACGGAGCGGATGAAGCTGCCGTATCGCTATGCCGAGGTATGCACTTGGTCGGGCGCCTTGAAATTTGCTCATGCATCTGGAAACCAGGATTTTCTGGCAAAACTGGAGGAGCGTTTTGTCCCGGTTTTCTCGACCGACAAGGATGCCATCCCGCCCATCGGATTTTACCGGGATGATTTTAAACATTATGTTGATTTCAACGTATTCGGCGTCCTTCCCCTGACATTATACCAGATCACCAGAAACGATAACTACAAGGCTCTGGGACTTTCCTATGCGGACGCCCAGTGGACCTTGCCGGAAGGAGCCACGCCCGGACATAAAGCCTATCTGGAACAGGGCTTGACCTGGCAAACCCGCTTTTGGATCGATGATATGTATATGATAACCGCCCTGCAATCCGAAGCCTATAGGGCAACCGGCGACCGAAAATACGTGGAGCGAGCCGCCAAAGAAATGATTGCGTATCTGGATGCCCTGCAGCGTCCCGACGGTCTTTTTTATCATGCTCCCGACGCTCCGTTTTACTGGGCGCGGGGAAACGGCTGGGTGGCGGTGGGGATGACGGAACTGCTTCGCAACCTCCCCGCAGACAGTCCCTGCCGTCCACGCATCCTGGCTTCATATACAAAGATGATGGAATGCCTGAAGAAATATCAAAGGACGGACGGCTTGTGGGGGCAGTTGATCGACAAGGCGGACATATGGGTGGAAACGTCGGGCTCCGCTATGTTTGTCCATGCCATGATAACCGGCATCACGCACGGATGGCTCGACAAAAGCCGATATGAGGACGGCGCGGTGGAAGGCTGGATGGCGTTGATAAAACACCTTGATGCCGAAGGCAACATGACCGAAGTTTGCGTGGGAACCGGAAAGCGCAACGATGAACAATTCTACTACGATCGTCCTCGAAAAACCGGAGATTATCACGGCCAGGTGCCGATGCTGTGGTGCGCGTGTGCCTTGCTGGAATACGTAAACCGGTGACCGGATTGCAGGAAATCCTTTTTTATTTTAAACAACCAGTCCCAGTCATGATGAACCGTCGCGACTTCCTCACCCGCGCCGCCCTCGCCGCCGGGGCCGCCGCCCTGCCCTTGCGCGCCCTGGCCGAAAAATGCTGCTCCACCGCCAAGCCCGGACGCGCTCCCTGCATCCTTTTGCGCGGCTCGTGGCAGAGCGTGAACATCGGCGACATCGGCCACACCCCCGGCGCCATCCAGATGATCCAACGCTGGTTGCCCGAAGCCCGCTTCATCCTCTGGGCCGGCGGCACCGAGCATGGCGCGAAAGAAATGCTCCAGCGATCCTTCCCCGATCTGCGCATCGTCTCACCAGTGCGCGGTTCCGATGGCCGCCTGCGCCACGCCTCCACCATGCTCGACAAGGACGGCAACCCCGTCGCCCCTGGTCTCGCCGAAGCCTGGGAGGAGGCCGACATCATGATCCATGGCTCCGGCTCCGGCTTTGCCGCCCGCGCGCAACTCGCCGCGTTTCATCGCGCCACCGGCAAACCCTACGGCGTGTTAGGCACCAGCATCGATCCCATATCCGGCTTCGGCGGGGACTGCGATCCAGAGGGCGGCACGCTGGCCGATCTTCAGACCCGCATCGAAAAACTTCCGCGCACGCATCTCGACAAACAAACCCGCGATATCATCGACCGCGCCGCCTTCATGTTCACCCGAGAAACGATGTCGCGCGACTATCTGCGGTTCCAAGGCGCGCGCACGCCCATCCTCGAATTCGGCCCCGACACCCAATTCGGCATGACCCTGCGAGACGACGCGCGCGGCGATGCCTACCGCGAGTCCAACAACCTCCCCGACGGCCAGTTCCTCTGTGTCATTCCCCGCCTCCGCTACACGCCCTACTACGAAATCTACAACCGCCCGCGCAACGAAACCGACCGCCACCGCGACGCCATCAGCGACCGCTCCGTCGAGTCCGATCACGCCAAGCTCCGCGAAGTCATCACCCGCTATGTCCGAGCGACCGACAACCGCGTCATGACCTGCCCGGAAATGACCTACCAGGCCCCGCTCGCCAAGCGCGCCGTGATCGACCTCCTTCCCGACGACGTGAAAAAGAACGTCGTCTGGCGCTCCGACTACTGGCTTCCCGACGAGGCCGCCGCCATTTATGCAAAGGCGCAGGCCGTGGTCAGCTACGACTGCCACTCGCCCATAATCGCCATCACCCACGGCACCCCCGCCTTCTACGTGCGCCAGCCCACCGACACTTGCAAAGGCGAGATGTATCGCGACATCGGCGTGGCCGACTGGCTCTTTGAAATCGATGAAACCACCGGCGGCGAAATCTGGTCGCGCCTCGAAACCGTCCTGCGCGAACCGGCAAAGTCTCGCGCTTACGCCGCCGCCGCGATGAGCCGGGTCCACAAGGCCCAACGCCGCATGGTCGCCGCCCTCGAAGAAACCATCGCATGAACAAAATACTCTGCGGTACAACGGACACTCCTTCGCCCGCATCCATCCTGTACGTGATGGAAACCGTCGCCGACTGGCAACTCGCGCACCCATGCGGTTTCGATGTTTTCTCTCACCGCCCCGGCGACGAACACTGGGAGCTCATCCGGGTAAGCTGGGACGGCGTCATCCTCGGCCGCCGCCCCTGCCAAGTCCGCCCCGAACTCGCCGATGCGCCCATCGCGTGGCGCACACTCGCACGCCTTGAACGCGACGACGCTCCGTTCTGCGCGCTGCCCCCCGCCGCCCAATCCGCCTGGATCAGGGAAACCGGCCTGACCGCGGAGAATATCACTCGCATCCAGATGCTCGACGGCTCCACATGCGGCTGGGAAATGGGCGTGCTCTATCACGGTCTGCTTGCGCTAGACCGTGTCTCGAAAAACTCGGTCTATCGCTCCGCCCTGCGCCTCATCGGGCATGCCAATGAATGGTGCCTCGGCGCGCGCCTTTATCAAGCCGACGATCATGTCGCCGGCTACATGTATCTCGACCTCTACGAAGAACGCGTGGCGTCGGACGAGCGCGATTTTCCCATCCTCGCCGACGTGCAGGCCAAGTTCGACTGGGTGATGTGCCACCCCGCCCCGCAGCCCATGACCATCAAGGCCGGGCAGCGGCGCTGGACTTGGTGCGACGCGCTCTTCATGTCGCCGCCCGTTTGGGCTCGTCTCGCCCGCGTTACCGGTGACCGCGCCTACCTCGATTTTATGGACACCGAATGGTGGGAAGTGACGCGCCACCTCCACTCGCCCGCCGACAGGCTTTTTTTCCGCGATGCCACCTTTTTCGACCGCCGCGAATCCAATGGGACGAAAGTCTTCTGGAGTCGCGGCAACGGCTGGGTGCTCGCCGCGCTCGCCCGCGTGCTCGACGAGATGCCCGTCGATTACGCATCACGCCCGCGTTACCTCGAACTCTTCCGCGACCTCTCTGCGCGCATCATCGAACTCCTCCCCGCCGACGCGCTCTGGCGCACCAGTCTGCTCGATCCCGGTGCCTATCCCTCCCCCGAAGTGAGCGGCTCGGCGCTCTTCTGTTACGCGCTGGCCTGGGGCGTCAACCACGGCCACCTTGACCGCGCTCGCCACGCGCCGCTCATCCTGCAAATCTGGTCCGCGCTCAAGAATTGCGTACAACCCGACGGCCACCTCGGCTATATCCAGCAACCCGCGGCCTCCCCCGGCGGCGCAGGCCCGGAATCCACCGCTCCCTATGGCGTCGGCGCATTCCTCCTCGCCGGCACCGAGGTGCATAAACTACTCCTTGGCACGGCTGCCAAATAATCACACGCCGGCAAGGAGAGCCGCTCTGCCTGACTTATCGCCCGCTATCGTGCACGCTGTTCATGTGCGAATCTCCATCTGCCGGACACACGATGACATGGCGTTTTCCATATACACTTACTCCGCACGAATGTCCCGTGCGCAATGGATCCGAAACAAAAACACCCGGGACTGATGCGAGCACGATGCACGGTTGCTCCGCCGCAAGAATCCGTCCGCCGGATTCGTTGATTTCGCCGGCTTCATAAAACGCCGCCATCAGCGTGCCATCGGCGAAACGCACGGCCGG
This genomic stretch from Termitidicoccus mucosus harbors:
- a CDS encoding glycoside hydrolase family 88 protein yields the protein MTVLLVAILLAPPTGAREEIRLESLPEECGPVEIGNRLVYRFLRTERMKLPYRYAEVCTWSGALKFAHASGNQDFLAKLEERFVPVFSTDKDAIPPIGFYRDDFKHYVDFNVFGVLPLTLYQITRNDNYKALGLSYADAQWTLPEGATPGHKAYLEQGLTWQTRFWIDDMYMITALQSEAYRATGDRKYVERAAKEMIAYLDALQRPDGLFYHAPDAPFYWARGNGWVAVGMTELLRNLPADSPCRPRILASYTKMMECLKKYQRTDGLWGQLIDKADIWVETSGSAMFVHAMITGITHGWLDKSRYEDGAVEGWMALIKHLDAEGNMTEVCVGTGKRNDEQFYYDRPRKTGDYHGQVPMLWCACALLEYVNR
- a CDS encoding polysaccharide pyruvyl transferase family protein, with the translated sequence MMNRRDFLTRAALAAGAAALPLRALAEKCCSTAKPGRAPCILLRGSWQSVNIGDIGHTPGAIQMIQRWLPEARFILWAGGTEHGAKEMLQRSFPDLRIVSPVRGSDGRLRHASTMLDKDGNPVAPGLAEAWEEADIMIHGSGSGFAARAQLAAFHRATGKPYGVLGTSIDPISGFGGDCDPEGGTLADLQTRIEKLPRTHLDKQTRDIIDRAAFMFTRETMSRDYLRFQGARTPILEFGPDTQFGMTLRDDARGDAYRESNNLPDGQFLCVIPRLRYTPYYEIYNRPRNETDRHRDAISDRSVESDHAKLREVITRYVRATDNRVMTCPEMTYQAPLAKRAVIDLLPDDVKKNVVWRSDYWLPDEAAAIYAKAQAVVSYDCHSPIIAITHGTPAFYVRQPTDTCKGEMYRDIGVADWLFEIDETTGGEIWSRLETVLREPAKSRAYAAAAMSRVHKAQRRMVAALEETIA
- a CDS encoding glycoside hydrolase family 88/105 protein, with translation MNKILCGTTDTPSPASILYVMETVADWQLAHPCGFDVFSHRPGDEHWELIRVSWDGVILGRRPCQVRPELADAPIAWRTLARLERDDAPFCALPPAAQSAWIRETGLTAENITRIQMLDGSTCGWEMGVLYHGLLALDRVSKNSVYRSALRLIGHANEWCLGARLYQADDHVAGYMYLDLYEERVASDERDFPILADVQAKFDWVMCHPAPQPMTIKAGQRRWTWCDALFMSPPVWARLARVTGDRAYLDFMDTEWWEVTRHLHSPADRLFFRDATFFDRRESNGTKVFWSRGNGWVLAALARVLDEMPVDYASRPRYLELFRDLSARIIELLPADALWRTSLLDPGAYPSPEVSGSALFCYALAWGVNHGHLDRARHAPLILQIWSALKNCVQPDGHLGYIQQPAASPGGAGPESTAPYGVGAFLLAGTEVHKLLLGTAAK